In one Myotis daubentonii chromosome 1, mMyoDau2.1, whole genome shotgun sequence genomic region, the following are encoded:
- the GRAMD2A gene encoding GRAM domain-containing protein 2A isoform X1: protein MTALSRGETVAAGRNQQMHRKMTSLKSPLFCTEKLDRVQTTPDSSLHWPEGLKGEEIKKYSREGTLLSKYNQQYHKLFKDIPLEEVVLKVCSCALQRDLLLQGRLYISPNWLCFHASLFGKDIKVVIPVVSVQMVKKHKMARLLPNGLAITTNTSQKYVFVSLLSRDSVYDMLRRVCTHLQPSSKKSLSVREFSEEPECESLEVLTPEMKWRKICPASRSLSLPDSIPCIPPASMDSPDSFFSSRKPPGSENAVCEEETLEEEPRSSEELRLWNYQLLKVFFVLICFLVMSSSYLAFRISRLEQQLCSLNWDGPVPGHR, encoded by the exons AAACCAACAGATGCATAGGAAGATGACTTCTCTGAAGAGCCCCCTGTTCTGCACAGAGAAACTAGACAGAGTTCAGACAACCCCTGACTCCAG TCTGCACTGGCCAGAAGGCTTGAAGGGTGAAGAGATAAAGAAATACAGTCGAGAAGGG ACACTACTAAGTAAATACAACCAGCAATACCACAAGCTGTTCAAGGACATCCCCTTGGAAGAGGTGGTTCTCAAAG TGTGCTCCTGTGCCCTCCAGAGGGACCTCCTTCTCCAGGGTCGGCTCTATATCTCCCCCAACTGGCTCTGCTTCCATGCCAGCCTCTTTGGCAAGGATATCAAG GTGGTCATTCCTGTGGTGTCTGTGCAAATGGTCAAAAAACACAAGATGGCACGGCTCCTTCCCAATGGCCTGGCCATCACCACCAACACTAGCCAGAAG TATGTTTTTGTGTCACTGCTCTCCCGGGACAGTGTCTATGACATGCTGAGGAGGGTCTGCACTCACCTGCAG CCTTCCAGCAAGAAGAGTTTGAGTGTAAGAGAATTTTCAGAAGAACCTGAGTGCGAGTCTCTG GAAGTCCTCACCCCTGAGATGAAGTGGAGAAAAATATGCCCTGCCTCCAGGTCCCTGTCCCTCCCAGACAGCATCCCTTGTATCCCTCCAGCATCCATGGACTCCCCAGACAGCTTCTTCTCCTCCAGGAAACCTCCAGGGTCTG AAAATGCTGTCTGTGAGGAGGAGACACTGGAGGAGGAGCCCAGGAGCAGCGAAGAGCTGAGGCTCTGGAATTACCAGCTCCTCAAGGTCTTCTTCGTGCT GATCTGCTTCTTGGTCATGTCCTCATCCTACCTGGCATTCCGCATTTCCCGGCTGGAACAGCAGTTATGCTCCCTGAATTGGGATGGCCCAGTCCCTGGGCACAG GTAA
- the GRAMD2A gene encoding GRAM domain-containing protein 2A isoform X4 gives MTALSRGETVAAGRNQQMHRKMTSLKSPLFCTEKLDRVQTTPDSSLHWPEGLKGEEIKKYSREGTLLSKYNQQYHKLFKDIPLEEVVLKVCSCALQRDLLLQGRLYISPNWLCFHASLFGKDIKVVIPVVSVQMVKKHKMARLLPNGLAITTNTSQKPSSKKSLSVREFSEEPECESLEVLTPEMKWRKICPASRSLSLPDSIPCIPPASMDSPDSFFSSRKPPGSENAVCEEETLEEEPRSSEELRLWNYQLLKVFFVLICFLVMSSSYLAFRISRLEQQLCSLNWDGPVPGHR, from the exons AAACCAACAGATGCATAGGAAGATGACTTCTCTGAAGAGCCCCCTGTTCTGCACAGAGAAACTAGACAGAGTTCAGACAACCCCTGACTCCAG TCTGCACTGGCCAGAAGGCTTGAAGGGTGAAGAGATAAAGAAATACAGTCGAGAAGGG ACACTACTAAGTAAATACAACCAGCAATACCACAAGCTGTTCAAGGACATCCCCTTGGAAGAGGTGGTTCTCAAAG TGTGCTCCTGTGCCCTCCAGAGGGACCTCCTTCTCCAGGGTCGGCTCTATATCTCCCCCAACTGGCTCTGCTTCCATGCCAGCCTCTTTGGCAAGGATATCAAG GTGGTCATTCCTGTGGTGTCTGTGCAAATGGTCAAAAAACACAAGATGGCACGGCTCCTTCCCAATGGCCTGGCCATCACCACCAACACTAGCCAGAAG CCTTCCAGCAAGAAGAGTTTGAGTGTAAGAGAATTTTCAGAAGAACCTGAGTGCGAGTCTCTG GAAGTCCTCACCCCTGAGATGAAGTGGAGAAAAATATGCCCTGCCTCCAGGTCCCTGTCCCTCCCAGACAGCATCCCTTGTATCCCTCCAGCATCCATGGACTCCCCAGACAGCTTCTTCTCCTCCAGGAAACCTCCAGGGTCTG AAAATGCTGTCTGTGAGGAGGAGACACTGGAGGAGGAGCCCAGGAGCAGCGAAGAGCTGAGGCTCTGGAATTACCAGCTCCTCAAGGTCTTCTTCGTGCT GATCTGCTTCTTGGTCATGTCCTCATCCTACCTGGCATTCCGCATTTCCCGGCTGGAACAGCAGTTATGCTCCCTGAATTGGGATGGCCCAGTCCCTGGGCACAG GTAA
- the GRAMD2A gene encoding GRAM domain-containing protein 2A isoform X2: MHSPWTQGGEDLRGNQQMHRKMTSLKSPLFCTEKLDRVQTTPDSSLHWPEGLKGEEIKKYSREGTLLSKYNQQYHKLFKDIPLEEVVLKVCSCALQRDLLLQGRLYISPNWLCFHASLFGKDIKVVIPVVSVQMVKKHKMARLLPNGLAITTNTSQKYVFVSLLSRDSVYDMLRRVCTHLQPSSKKSLSVREFSEEPECESLEVLTPEMKWRKICPASRSLSLPDSIPCIPPASMDSPDSFFSSRKPPGSENAVCEEETLEEEPRSSEELRLWNYQLLKVFFVLICFLVMSSSYLAFRISRLEQQLCSLNWDGPVPGHR, translated from the exons AAACCAACAGATGCATAGGAAGATGACTTCTCTGAAGAGCCCCCTGTTCTGCACAGAGAAACTAGACAGAGTTCAGACAACCCCTGACTCCAG TCTGCACTGGCCAGAAGGCTTGAAGGGTGAAGAGATAAAGAAATACAGTCGAGAAGGG ACACTACTAAGTAAATACAACCAGCAATACCACAAGCTGTTCAAGGACATCCCCTTGGAAGAGGTGGTTCTCAAAG TGTGCTCCTGTGCCCTCCAGAGGGACCTCCTTCTCCAGGGTCGGCTCTATATCTCCCCCAACTGGCTCTGCTTCCATGCCAGCCTCTTTGGCAAGGATATCAAG GTGGTCATTCCTGTGGTGTCTGTGCAAATGGTCAAAAAACACAAGATGGCACGGCTCCTTCCCAATGGCCTGGCCATCACCACCAACACTAGCCAGAAG TATGTTTTTGTGTCACTGCTCTCCCGGGACAGTGTCTATGACATGCTGAGGAGGGTCTGCACTCACCTGCAG CCTTCCAGCAAGAAGAGTTTGAGTGTAAGAGAATTTTCAGAAGAACCTGAGTGCGAGTCTCTG GAAGTCCTCACCCCTGAGATGAAGTGGAGAAAAATATGCCCTGCCTCCAGGTCCCTGTCCCTCCCAGACAGCATCCCTTGTATCCCTCCAGCATCCATGGACTCCCCAGACAGCTTCTTCTCCTCCAGGAAACCTCCAGGGTCTG AAAATGCTGTCTGTGAGGAGGAGACACTGGAGGAGGAGCCCAGGAGCAGCGAAGAGCTGAGGCTCTGGAATTACCAGCTCCTCAAGGTCTTCTTCGTGCT GATCTGCTTCTTGGTCATGTCCTCATCCTACCTGGCATTCCGCATTTCCCGGCTGGAACAGCAGTTATGCTCCCTGAATTGGGATGGCCCAGTCCCTGGGCACAG GTAA
- the GRAMD2A gene encoding GRAM domain-containing protein 2A isoform X3: MTALSRGETVAAGRNQQMHRKMTSLKSPLFCTEKLDRVQTTPDSSLHWPEGLKGEEIKKYSREGTLLSKYNQQYHKLFKDIPLEEVVLKVCSCALQRDLLLQGRLYISPNWLCFHASLFGKDIKVVIPVVSVQMVKKHKMARLLPNGLAITTNTSQKYVFVSLLSRDSVYDMLRRVCTHLQPSSKKSLSVREFSEEPECESLEVLTPEMKWRKICPASRSLSLPDSIPCIPPASMDSPDSFFSSRKPPGSENAVCEEETLEEEPRSSEELRLWNYQLLKVFFVLICFLVMSSSYLAFRISRLEQQLCSLNWDGPVPGHR; this comes from the exons AAACCAACAGATGCATAGGAAGATGACTTCTCTGAAGAGCCCCCTGTTCTGCACAGAGAAACTAGACAGAGTTCAGACAACCCCTGACTCCAG TCTGCACTGGCCAGAAGGCTTGAAGGGTGAAGAGATAAAGAAATACAGTCGAGAAGGG ACACTACTAAGTAAATACAACCAGCAATACCACAAGCTGTTCAAGGACATCCCCTTGGAAGAGGTGGTTCTCAAAG TGTGCTCCTGTGCCCTCCAGAGGGACCTCCTTCTCCAGGGTCGGCTCTATATCTCCCCCAACTGGCTCTGCTTCCATGCCAGCCTCTTTGGCAAGGATATCAAG GTGGTCATTCCTGTGGTGTCTGTGCAAATGGTCAAAAAACACAAGATGGCACGGCTCCTTCCCAATGGCCTGGCCATCACCACCAACACTAGCCAGAAG TATGTTTTTGTGTCACTGCTCTCCCGGGACAGTGTCTATGACATGCTGAGGAGGGTCTGCACTCACCTGCAG CCTTCCAGCAAGAAGAGTTTGAGTGTAAGAGAATTTTCAGAAGAACCTGAGTGCGAGTCTCTG GAAGTCCTCACCCCTGAGATGAAGTGGAGAAAAATATGCCCTGCCTCCAGGTCCCTGTCCCTCCCAGACAGCATCCCTTGTATCCCTCCAGCATCCATGGACTCCCCAGACAGCTTCTTCTCCTCCAGGAAACCTCCAGGGTCTG AAAATGCTGTCTGTGAGGAGGAGACACTGGAGGAGGAGCCCAGGAGCAGCGAAGAGCTGAGGCTCTGGAATTACCAGCTCCTCAAGGTCTTCTTCGTGCT GATCTGCTTCTTGGTCATGTCCTCATCCTACCTGGCATTCCGCATTTCCCGGCTGGAACAGCAGTTATGCTCCCTGAATTGGGATGGCCCAGTCCCTGGGCACAGGTGA
- the GRAMD2A gene encoding GRAM domain-containing protein 2A isoform X5 — translation MAHGQAPELLHWPEGLKGEEIKKYSREGTLLSKYNQQYHKLFKDIPLEEVVLKVCSCALQRDLLLQGRLYISPNWLCFHASLFGKDIKVVIPVVSVQMVKKHKMARLLPNGLAITTNTSQKYVFVSLLSRDSVYDMLRRVCTHLQPSSKKSLSVREFSEEPECESLEVLTPEMKWRKICPASRSLSLPDSIPCIPPASMDSPDSFFSSRKPPGSENAVCEEETLEEEPRSSEELRLWNYQLLKVFFVLICFLVMSSSYLAFRISRLEQQLCSLNWDGPVPGHR, via the exons ATGGCCCATGGGCAGGCCCCGGAGCT TCTGCACTGGCCAGAAGGCTTGAAGGGTGAAGAGATAAAGAAATACAGTCGAGAAGGG ACACTACTAAGTAAATACAACCAGCAATACCACAAGCTGTTCAAGGACATCCCCTTGGAAGAGGTGGTTCTCAAAG TGTGCTCCTGTGCCCTCCAGAGGGACCTCCTTCTCCAGGGTCGGCTCTATATCTCCCCCAACTGGCTCTGCTTCCATGCCAGCCTCTTTGGCAAGGATATCAAG GTGGTCATTCCTGTGGTGTCTGTGCAAATGGTCAAAAAACACAAGATGGCACGGCTCCTTCCCAATGGCCTGGCCATCACCACCAACACTAGCCAGAAG TATGTTTTTGTGTCACTGCTCTCCCGGGACAGTGTCTATGACATGCTGAGGAGGGTCTGCACTCACCTGCAG CCTTCCAGCAAGAAGAGTTTGAGTGTAAGAGAATTTTCAGAAGAACCTGAGTGCGAGTCTCTG GAAGTCCTCACCCCTGAGATGAAGTGGAGAAAAATATGCCCTGCCTCCAGGTCCCTGTCCCTCCCAGACAGCATCCCTTGTATCCCTCCAGCATCCATGGACTCCCCAGACAGCTTCTTCTCCTCCAGGAAACCTCCAGGGTCTG AAAATGCTGTCTGTGAGGAGGAGACACTGGAGGAGGAGCCCAGGAGCAGCGAAGAGCTGAGGCTCTGGAATTACCAGCTCCTCAAGGTCTTCTTCGTGCT GATCTGCTTCTTGGTCATGTCCTCATCCTACCTGGCATTCCGCATTTCCCGGCTGGAACAGCAGTTATGCTCCCTGAATTGGGATGGCCCAGTCCCTGGGCACAG GTAA